In Streptococcus dysgalactiae subsp. dysgalactiae, the following are encoded in one genomic region:
- a CDS encoding GNAT family N-acetyltransferase: MEIRLAFPNEVAQVMTVIEDAKAVIAAYGSDQWQNGYPNEEVIIDDILKGHAYVALNDEGTIVAYAAAIYGNEEAYNAIYDGQWRTPNQDYVTFHRIAVSKDHQGQGVAQTFLQGLIEGFDQKDFRCDTHEKNNVMQHLLTKLGYVYCGKVPLDGVRLAYQKLKERHEQADYQEIDEDSRYGL, from the coding sequence ATGGAAATTAGACTAGCCTTTCCAAATGAAGTGGCTCAAGTGATGACCGTAATTGAAGATGCTAAGGCGGTGATTGCTGCTTATGGGAGTGACCAGTGGCAAAACGGCTACCCCAATGAAGAGGTGATTATTGATGATATTTTAAAAGGTCACGCTTATGTAGCTCTAAATGACGAGGGGACGATTGTAGCCTACGCAGCAGCCATTTATGGTAATGAAGAAGCTTACAATGCTATTTACGATGGCCAGTGGAGAACGCCAAATCAAGATTATGTGACCTTTCATCGCATTGCTGTATCGAAAGACCATCAAGGCCAAGGTGTTGCCCAAACTTTTTTACAGGGCTTAATCGAGGGCTTTGACCAAAAGGATTTTCGTTGTGATACCCATGAAAAGAACAATGTCATGCAGCACCTCTTGACCAAATTAGGCTATGTCTATTGTGGTAAAGTTCCCTTGGATGGGGTTCGCTTGGCCTATCAAAAACTTAAAGAGCGTCACGAGCAAGCTGATTATCAGGAGATAGACGAAGATAGTCGCTATGGTTTATAG
- a CDS encoding SdpI family protein — MFSKKLIVLSSLVTLSPIILGLILYQYLPEKIPTHFDLTGQADGFSTKLEGVMALPLIILGIHLITLFIGTKKPIITQKGSALYLFYWLLPSLCLGVQTGILLTSVGFVNRNLFNPIAGLACLLIVLGLLIPYLKQNPIMGIRLPWTLADEDNWAKTHRFTGRIWLVGGSFLFGLSYFKADVQNVVMVVLGAMLVVPIVYSYLLNRAEKR, encoded by the coding sequence ATGTTTTCAAAAAAACTAATAGTGCTGAGCAGTCTTGTCACGCTAAGTCCCATTATTCTTGGTCTAATATTGTATCAGTACCTTCCTGAGAAAATCCCCACTCACTTTGATCTGACAGGGCAGGCAGATGGCTTTTCAACGAAGTTGGAAGGTGTTATGGCTTTACCGCTTATCATACTAGGAATCCATCTCATCACCTTATTTATTGGAACTAAGAAACCCATAATTACCCAGAAAGGTTCTGCTTTATATCTCTTCTATTGGCTGTTGCCTAGTTTGTGTCTGGGGGTTCAGACAGGTATTCTATTAACCTCGGTTGGTTTTGTCAATCGTAATTTATTCAATCCAATAGCAGGACTCGCCTGTCTTTTGATAGTATTGGGTCTTCTCATACCCTATCTTAAGCAAAATCCTATCATGGGCATTCGCCTTCCTTGGACCTTAGCAGATGAGGATAATTGGGCCAAAACCCATCGTTTTACAGGACGTATATGGCTTGTTGGCGGTAGTTTCCTCTTTGGTCTCAGCTATTTCAAGGCTGATGTTCAGAATGTTGTTATGGTAGTCTTAGGTGCTATGTTGGTCGTTCCTATTGTTTATTCTTACTTATTGAACCGAGCTGAGAAGAGGTAG
- a CDS encoding arsenate reductase family protein — protein sequence MITIYQYPKCSTCQRAMAELKQLVSDFEVIDIKANPPKAQDLKHWMETSDYTIKNFFNTSGNSYRDLGLKDKIDQLSLDEAAELLATDGMLIKRPILIKDGNVLQVGYRKPYQDLNLS from the coding sequence ATGATTACCATCTACCAATACCCAAAATGCAGTACCTGTCAAAGAGCCATGGCTGAACTAAAGCAACTGGTTAGTGACTTTGAAGTCATTGATATCAAAGCTAATCCACCCAAAGCTCAGGACCTCAAACATTGGATGGAAACATCTGATTATACTATCAAGAATTTCTTTAATACCAGTGGTAACAGCTATCGTGACTTGGGACTTAAAGATAAGATAGACCAGCTTAGCCTTGACGAAGCTGCTGAACTCTTAGCCACAGATGGTATGTTGATTAAACGGCCTATTCTGATTAAGGACGGTAACGTCTTACAAGTTGGATATCGCAAGCCATATCAAGACTTGAACCTCTCCTAA
- a CDS encoding glyoxalase/bleomycin resistance/extradiol dioxygenase family protein, with protein sequence MITKSTTMLYVADTEAALRFWTEQVGFVLLVQAQQEGTSSYEIAPNKESAVSFGLHNKEIVAAANPGMDLSFPSLLFETDHLQAEYERLTAAGVTTNPIMEYQGMIHFTFSDNEGHYIAVRQSKLPKGA encoded by the coding sequence ATGATTACAAAATCAACAACAATGCTTTACGTCGCAGACACCGAGGCCGCTCTACGATTCTGGACTGAACAAGTAGGCTTTGTCTTACTTGTTCAAGCGCAACAAGAAGGGACTTCCTCCTATGAGATTGCCCCAAATAAGGAATCAGCTGTAAGCTTTGGCCTACACAACAAGGAAATCGTAGCTGCTGCTAATCCTGGTATGGATCTAAGTTTTCCATCTCTTTTATTTGAAACGGATCATCTTCAGGCAGAATACGAACGTCTAACGGCTGCTGGTGTAACGACCAATCCTATTATGGAATACCAAGGCATGATTCATTTCACCTTCTCTGATAATGAGGGTCATTACATCGCTGTTCGTCAATCAAAATTACCTAAAGGAGCTTAA
- a CDS encoding methylated-DNA--[protein]-cysteine S-methyltransferase: MTLTESYYDSPLGKISLVATDHALVGAWFSGQAYFQAGLDRLPQRGTNAILQAAASWLDTYFEGNPTAISIDLAPKGTPFQQNVWEALRQIPYGETITYGQLATQVACQSAQAVGAAIGRNPLSLFIPCHRVIAADGQLRGYAGGLDKKAWLLKHERSLITKEKK; encoded by the coding sequence ATGACCTTAACAGAATCTTATTATGATAGTCCATTAGGAAAGATATCTTTAGTGGCAACAGACCACGCTTTGGTGGGGGCTTGGTTTTCAGGACAGGCTTATTTCCAAGCAGGTCTTGACCGCCTCCCTCAAAGAGGAACCAACGCTATCTTGCAAGCGGCTGCAAGTTGGTTAGATACTTATTTTGAAGGAAATCCAACTGCTATTTCCATTGATCTAGCCCCCAAAGGGACCCCTTTTCAACAGAACGTTTGGGAAGCCTTACGCCAGATTCCCTATGGAGAAACGATAACCTATGGTCAACTCGCAACACAAGTTGCCTGTCAATCGGCCCAAGCTGTTGGCGCAGCTATTGGTCGTAATCCCCTAAGTCTCTTTATTCCCTGCCACCGTGTGATAGCAGCAGATGGACAGCTTAGAGGTTATGCCGGCGGCCTAGATAAAAAAGCTTGGTTACTCAAGCATGAAAGATCACTGATCACAAAGGAGAAAAAATGA
- a CDS encoding VOC family protein → MVTAINVYLVTDGNGQEAVAFYQEVFQAKVVNLLLWKDGVPDCPKTHEHLILNAQLDIDGIRLDLSDENPDVGYRAGVNMTASIMVDSIEEAQRIYDKLITNAKAINLPLQETFWSPAYANITDQFGMMWQLNTELKAEHSKRDNPPSLRGVSFLYSF, encoded by the coding sequence ATGGTTACTGCCATTAATGTTTATCTCGTTACTGATGGTAACGGTCAAGAGGCTGTCGCATTCTACCAAGAGGTTTTTCAAGCAAAAGTGGTTAATCTGCTCTTGTGGAAAGATGGTGTTCCTGATTGCCCAAAAACTCATGAACACCTTATCCTCAACGCTCAACTAGATATTGATGGTATTCGTTTGGATCTCTCAGATGAAAACCCTGATGTTGGTTATCGAGCTGGTGTCAATATGACAGCTTCTATTATGGTAGATAGCATCGAAGAAGCCCAGCGTATTTACGACAAGTTAATCACCAATGCTAAGGCAATCAACCTTCCCCTCCAAGAAACTTTCTGGAGCCCTGCCTATGCTAATATTACCGACCAATTTGGAATGATGTGGCAATTAAATACCGAATTAAAAGCAGAACATTCAAAAAGAGACAATCCTCCTTCTTTAAGAGGTGTCTCTTTTTTATATTCCTTTTAG
- a CDS encoding L-lactate permease yields the protein MIQTLFAIIPIAWLILSLAVFRIRGDLACLIGLVITIVTSIFAFDFKVTDSLTAALEGAMMGFWPIVYIIVAAVFTYNLTTASGGMSVIKQLLTSISNDRRILVLILAWGFGGFLEAIAGFGTAVAIPASILVALGMKPLRAALICLIANTTPTAFGAIGLPVTTLAQVTGLEVKQLSVIVSIQLFLLIVAIPFVLVFLAEEGDRSFKGIFGLTLASGLSFALPQIVISHYLGAELPSIIGSLLCILVTVLFVKLKEKGNVSSETAEPVSLKEGVMASLPFLLVFIFIMLTSSLFPAINQLLSKVSTTFSIYTGDHAKPYTINWLTSPGTMIILATVLAGLGQGMSIGQIGQILARSIKQLTKTMVTVASIVALSKVMSYSGMIGTIAVSLVAVTGGFYPFIAPIIGSLGTFITGSDTSANVLFGELQVKAASNLNMNPYWLAAANMSGATAGKMISPQSIAVAAVAIGLEGQEGRLLKEVMKFCFLYILLTCLVVFIMGKALGYL from the coding sequence ATGATTCAAACATTATTTGCAATCATTCCTATTGCTTGGCTGATTCTGTCCCTAGCCGTTTTTCGGATTCGCGGCGATTTGGCCTGTTTGATAGGACTAGTGATTACCATTGTAACCAGTATCTTTGCTTTCGATTTTAAGGTCACTGATAGTCTGACTGCTGCATTAGAAGGTGCCATGATGGGATTTTGGCCGATTGTCTATATTATTGTAGCAGCGGTCTTTACCTACAATCTCACAACGGCTTCAGGTGGTATGTCTGTGATCAAGCAATTACTGACAAGTATTTCAAACGATAGGCGCATCTTAGTGCTTATTCTTGCCTGGGGATTTGGAGGATTTCTTGAAGCCATTGCAGGCTTTGGTACAGCAGTTGCCATTCCCGCTAGTATTTTAGTGGCCTTAGGCATGAAACCTTTAAGAGCAGCCTTGATTTGTTTAATCGCAAATACAACACCAACAGCTTTTGGAGCTATTGGATTGCCTGTAACGACTTTAGCTCAAGTAACAGGGCTAGAAGTTAAACAACTCTCTGTTATAGTTTCTATCCAGTTATTTCTGTTAATCGTTGCTATTCCTTTTGTCCTTGTTTTTCTAGCAGAAGAGGGAGATCGTTCGTTTAAAGGAATTTTTGGGTTAACCTTAGCTTCTGGACTTTCCTTTGCCTTACCACAAATCGTTATTTCTCACTATTTGGGAGCTGAGTTACCATCTATTATTGGGTCACTCCTTTGTATTTTGGTAACTGTTTTATTTGTTAAACTCAAAGAAAAAGGAAATGTTAGCTCAGAAACTGCTGAACCAGTATCCTTAAAAGAGGGTGTTATGGCATCCCTACCTTTTCTTCTTGTTTTCATCTTTATCATGTTGACCTCGTCTTTATTCCCTGCTATTAATCAATTATTGTCAAAAGTATCGACTACTTTTTCCATTTATACAGGCGATCATGCTAAGCCTTATACGATTAATTGGCTAACATCACCGGGAACCATGATTATCTTAGCGACTGTTTTGGCAGGATTAGGTCAAGGCATGAGCATTGGTCAAATTGGTCAGATTCTCGCGAGAAGCATCAAACAACTGACTAAAACAATGGTAACGGTGGCTTCCATTGTTGCCCTCTCTAAGGTGATGAGTTATAGTGGAATGATTGGAACAATCGCTGTTAGTTTAGTAGCAGTGACAGGTGGTTTTTATCCCTTTATCGCACCAATCATTGGTTCATTGGGAACATTCATCACAGGAAGTGATACTTCTGCCAATGTCTTATTTGGAGAATTACAAGTCAAAGCAGCAAGCAATCTTAACATGAATCCTTACTGGTTAGCAGCGGCTAATATGTCAGGTGCTACCGCTGGTAAAATGATTTCACCACAAAGTATCGCGGTTGCTGCGGTCGCAATTGGGTTAGAAGGTCAAGAAGGACGCTTGTTGAAAGAGGTCATGAAATTCTGTTTCCTCTACATCCTACTCACTTGCTTGGTTGTCTTTATTATGGGTAAAGCATTAGGTTATCTATAG
- the serC gene encoding 3-phosphoserine/phosphohydroxythreonine transaminase, whose protein sequence is MSQYYFSAGPAVLPRSVLKQAQASLLDIDGRGTSILELSHRSQTFEDIIRTAEELLRELMAIPDHYRVLFLQGGASTQFSMLPLNVARGKTAYYQVAGHWGKKAYLEALTLAREIEVKPILLASSEADAFEYIPTFDPKILDAEAAYVHITTNNTIEGTALYDLPQTNGIPLVADMSSNILTYPYQVEDFAMIYASAQKNMGPAGVTVVIIDEDFLNQEPTLSSMWDYRVQAEAHSLYNTPPTFSIYVLSLVLDWLKGMGGVAKMAKRNQEKAQLLYDYLDQSRFYHNPVRYANQRSVVNVPFTSPNPALDALFIQKAEAWGLYGLQGHSSVGGMRASLYNAFPKEGILALIEVMAAFEAKYQ, encoded by the coding sequence ATGAGCCAGTATTATTTTTCTGCCGGTCCAGCAGTGTTGCCAAGATCTGTCTTGAAACAAGCACAAGCAAGCTTGTTGGATATTGATGGAAGAGGGACGAGCATACTAGAATTATCTCACCGGTCCCAGACGTTTGAAGATATTATCCGAACAGCAGAAGAGTTGCTGAGAGAACTTATGGCTATTCCAGATCACTACCGGGTACTCTTCTTACAAGGCGGTGCTTCTACCCAGTTTAGCATGCTACCTTTAAATGTAGCAAGAGGAAAAACAGCTTACTATCAGGTGGCAGGCCACTGGGGGAAAAAAGCTTATTTGGAAGCCTTAACTTTAGCTAGAGAGATTGAAGTTAAGCCTATTTTACTGGCCAGTTCGGAAGCTGATGCTTTTGAGTATATCCCGACCTTTGACCCTAAAATTCTCGATGCTGAAGCTGCCTATGTGCATATTACCACCAATAATACCATTGAAGGCACAGCCCTTTACGACTTGCCTCAAACAAATGGCATTCCCTTAGTGGCGGACATGTCCTCAAATATTTTGACCTATCCTTACCAGGTAGAAGACTTTGCTATGATTTATGCTAGCGCCCAGAAAAATATGGGTCCAGCAGGGGTGACAGTGGTTATTATTGATGAGGATTTTTTGAATCAGGAACCCACCTTATCAAGCATGTGGGACTACCGTGTTCAAGCAGAAGCACATTCTCTTTACAATACCCCACCAACCTTTAGTATTTATGTTCTTTCCTTGGTTCTTGACTGGCTGAAAGGTATGGGAGGTGTGGCAAAAATGGCAAAGCGTAACCAGGAAAAAGCACAGCTTCTTTATGATTACCTAGATCAGTCAAGGTTTTACCATAACCCTGTTCGCTATGCCAATCAACGCTCCGTAGTTAATGTTCCCTTTACTAGCCCAAATCCGGCTTTGGATGCCTTGTTTATTCAAAAAGCGGAGGCATGGGGTCTCTATGGGTTACAGGGGCATAGCAGTGTGGGAGGCATGCGAGCCAGTCTGTACAACGCTTTTCCCAAAGAAGGTATACTAGCCTTGATTGAGGTGATGGCAGCATTTGAAGCGAAATATCAGTAA
- a CDS encoding exodeoxyribonuclease III has translation MKLISWNIDSLNAALTGESPRALLSRTVLDTLVAQDADIIAIQETKLSAKGPTKKHVESLLSYFPDYLHVWRSSVEPARKGYAGTMFLYKNTLNPVITFPEIGAPTTMDAEGRMITLEFEDFFVTQVYTPNAGDGLRRLEDRQIWDQKYADYLAELDAQKPVLATGDYNVAHKEIDLANPGSNRRSPGFTDEERQGFTNLLAKGFTDTFRHLHGDIPNVYTWWAQRSKTSKINNTGWRIDYWLTSNRLVDKINRSEMISSGERQDHTPILLDIDL, from the coding sequence ATGAAACTTATCTCATGGAACATCGATTCCTTAAATGCTGCCCTCACAGGAGAATCTCCTCGTGCCCTTCTATCACGCACTGTTTTAGACACTTTAGTCGCTCAAGATGCGGATATTATTGCCATTCAAGAAACCAAATTATCGGCTAAGGGCCCTACCAAGAAACATGTTGAGTCCCTGCTTAGTTATTTTCCGGACTATTTGCATGTTTGGCGTTCTTCAGTAGAGCCTGCTCGAAAAGGCTACGCGGGAACCATGTTCCTTTACAAAAACACGCTAAATCCTGTCATTACTTTTCCAGAAATTGGTGCCCCAACCACAATGGATGCCGAGGGGCGTATGATTACCCTAGAATTTGAAGACTTTTTCGTCACGCAGGTTTACACTCCTAATGCAGGCGATGGCCTTAGACGTTTAGAAGATCGTCAAATTTGGGACCAAAAATACGCTGATTACTTGGCTGAACTTGATGCTCAAAAACCTGTTTTGGCTACGGGAGATTACAACGTTGCCCACAAAGAAATTGATTTGGCAAATCCAGGCAGCAATCGTCGTTCACCCGGTTTTACCGACGAAGAGCGTCAGGGCTTTACTAACCTATTGGCAAAAGGCTTTACAGATACCTTCCGTCACTTGCACGGAGATATTCCTAATGTTTATACCTGGTGGGCACAACGTAGCAAAACCAGCAAAATCAACAATACCGGTTGGAGAATTGATTATTGGTTAACGTCAAACCGACTTGTGGATAAGATTAACCGTTCTGAAATGATTTCTTCCGGGGAACGCCAAGACCATACGCCAATCCTCTTGGATATTGACTTATAA